The following proteins are encoded in a genomic region of Desulfosporosinus youngiae DSM 17734:
- a CDS encoding NAD-dependent epimerase/dehydratase family protein, with protein MAKILVTGSRGTLGTRLVEVLKYRGHDVWEVDLQHYLGEKYIRADISEYRQLERVFEQDYDYVFHLAAEFGRINGEHYYDTLWKTNVIGTRNILEWQLKKGFKLIFTSSSEIYGEATEPLLTEDLPLKKTIIQHNDYALTKWANEVQVINFEKKYESPIVRLRLFNAYGPGEYYHSYRSVVCLFIYRALKAIPYEVYEGYYRVFMYVDDLIPTIANAAHNFKPGEVYNIGGTEYRSVKDLSDLVLKYTGGNPKLVKYLPEDKHNTVSKRPDISKAKEDLVHEPKVLLEEGLPKTVEWMKAIYPN; from the coding sequence ATGGCTAAGATTTTAGTGACAGGCAGTAGAGGCACGTTAGGAACACGATTGGTAGAAGTACTCAAATATAGAGGACATGATGTTTGGGAAGTTGATTTGCAGCATTATCTTGGGGAGAAATATATTAGGGCGGATATCTCTGAATATCGTCAGCTAGAACGGGTATTTGAACAGGACTATGATTATGTCTTTCATTTAGCCGCTGAATTTGGTCGCATTAATGGAGAGCATTATTACGACACTCTCTGGAAAACAAATGTGATCGGAACAAGAAACATCTTAGAATGGCAGTTGAAGAAGGGTTTTAAATTAATCTTTACAAGTTCCTCTGAAATCTATGGAGAAGCAACGGAGCCTTTATTAACGGAAGATTTGCCCCTGAAAAAGACGATCATTCAGCATAATGATTATGCTTTAACTAAGTGGGCAAATGAGGTGCAAGTGATCAACTTTGAAAAGAAATACGAATCTCCGATTGTTAGATTGCGCCTATTCAATGCTTATGGTCCCGGAGAATATTACCATTCCTATCGCAGTGTTGTTTGCCTCTTTATTTATCGGGCCTTAAAGGCTATTCCTTACGAAGTTTATGAAGGTTACTATCGAGTCTTTATGTATGTAGATGACCTAATTCCGACCATAGCTAACGCAGCTCATAACTTTAAACCAGGTGAAGTCTATAATATTGGGGGTACGGAATACCGCAGTGTCAAAGATTTAAGTGATTTAGTGCTTAAATATACAGGGGGCAATCCGAAGCTGGTCAAATATCTTCCAGAAGATAAGCACAATACGGTTAGTAAACGGCCGGATATCAGCAAAGCGAAGGAGGATCTGGTCCACGAACCTAAGGTGCTTCTTGAAGAAGGACTGCCTAAAACCGTAGAGTGGATGAAAGCGATATATCCTAACTGA
- a CDS encoding glycosyltransferase — MPTPKVSVVIPTYNHARYLLYALDSVLNQSYANLEVIVIDDGSTDGTSEVVKPYFSRINYIYKANGGTPNALNYGLSLATGKYICWLSADDALIEDKISKQVGLMESDPSLGFSYTSFIVIDANGTKQYDVNSPYYPNKQEMVTKLMEGCFINGSSVMMRSSSLKTVGNFDEGLPQAHDYDLWFRFLRHYNCGFLAEPLLAYRWHGKNMSRNPINECISIVQERAKRSFPEWLS, encoded by the coding sequence ATGCCAACGCCTAAAGTTAGTGTCGTCATCCCCACATATAATCACGCTCGTTATCTGCTCTATGCGCTGGATAGCGTCCTTAATCAGAGTTATGCAAATCTTGAGGTCATAGTAATAGACGATGGGTCCACAGATGGGACATCCGAAGTAGTGAAGCCCTATTTCTCAAGGATTAACTATATCTATAAGGCCAATGGAGGAACCCCCAATGCTTTAAATTATGGTTTATCGCTGGCAACAGGCAAGTATATTTGTTGGTTAAGTGCTGATGACGCATTGATAGAAGACAAGATTTCTAAACAAGTCGGACTGATGGAAAGCGATCCCAGCTTGGGCTTTAGCTACACGAGCTTTATAGTTATTGATGCTAATGGCACAAAGCAATATGATGTCAATTCGCCGTATTATCCTAACAAACAGGAAATGGTGACGAAGCTTATGGAAGGCTGTTTTATAAACGGGTCTTCCGTGATGATGAGAAGCTCTTCGTTAAAGACAGTAGGAAATTTCGACGAAGGCTTGCCCCAAGCTCATGATTATGATTTGTGGTTTCGATTTCTTCGGCATTACAATTGCGGATTTCTGGCAGAGCCTCTTTTGGCTTACCGCTGGCACGGTAAAAATATGAGTAGAAATCCCATTAATGAATGTATATCAATTGTTCAAGAAAGAGCGAAAAGGTCATTTCCCGAGTGGTTAAGTTAA
- a CDS encoding YncE family protein, producing MASLTTGLIENTGVSGLRPCSTIMVRVLNTDLINATIRISGYYWVGTTKKEYVLDLLTVTPGEVSNNNYYAQFDIFEFQFITSSDAIEISVFGKDDAGNSTAVYNVMPAQLSPIGMERTASEAAKMTIPNALNRIYVLNSGSNNISVIDGTSNTFIGNVIVGSGPFGIGANQITNRIYVANFGSNNVSVIDGSSNRVVTTITVGSNPVGLGINPTTNKIYVTNWGSRSVSVIDGFTHVVIATIMVDASPEGVNVNPTTNLIYITNHSSNNVSVIDGSTNSVIAIVNLVN from the coding sequence ATGGCTTCGTTAACAACCGGATTGATTGAGAATACCGGAGTTTCCGGTCTGCGACCTTGTTCGACGATTATGGTAAGAGTCCTTAATACCGACTTGATAAATGCTACTATTCGAATAAGCGGATATTATTGGGTTGGAACGACTAAAAAAGAGTACGTTTTAGATTTATTAACTGTGACACCTGGAGAAGTTTCAAATAATAACTATTACGCACAGTTTGACATTTTTGAATTTCAATTTATTACCAGCTCAGATGCCATAGAAATCTCAGTTTTTGGGAAGGATGATGCTGGAAACTCGACTGCCGTTTATAATGTGATGCCGGCCCAACTTTCTCCAATCGGTATGGAAAGAACGGCATCAGAAGCAGCGAAAATGACGATTCCCAACGCCCTTAACCGAATTTATGTTCTAAACTCTGGCAGCAACAATATCTCAGTCATCGACGGAACTTCCAATACCTTTATAGGAAACGTAATAGTTGGTTCGGGACCCTTTGGCATAGGAGCAAATCAGATAACGAACCGTATTTATGTAGCAAACTTTGGCAGCAACAATGTCTCAGTCATTGACGGGAGCTCTAATAGGGTCGTGACCACTATTACTGTGGGGTCCAATCCAGTAGGATTAGGGATTAATCCTACGACTAACAAGATATATGTAACGAACTGGGGCAGTCGTAGTGTTTCAGTTATTGATGGATTCACCCATGTTGTTATAGCAACTATCATGGTAGATGCATCTCCGGAAGGAGTGAATGTGAATCCGACGACAAACCTCATCTATATTACAAATCATAGCAGCAATAATGTTTCAGTCATCGACGGAAGCACTAATTCGGTCATAGCTATCGTAAATTTAGTGAACTAA
- the wecB gene encoding non-hydrolyzing UDP-N-acetylglucosamine 2-epimerase, which produces MKIMTILGTRPEIIRLSRIIPRLDELCEHIFVHTGQNFDYRLNELFFNDLKLRSPDYTLDCQALSLMGQIGEILHKCEQVMLQQKPDRLLILGDTNSALAAMAAKRLGIPVYHMEAGNRCYDDRVPEEINRRVIDHCSDILMPYTERSRANLLKEGIDGNRIYVTGNPIGEVLSYYSAEIEQSKILQTMEVESKGYFLVTLHRAENVDDEERLSKFITALHRLYAEYEIPLICSLHPRTRSQLEKQSKTFAGAGIQIVPPLGLFDFVCLEQNAFCVLSDSGTVQEECSLYKIPNVTLRDVTERPETVEAGSNLIAGCEPVAISRAVKTVISQGCDWEPPLEYRVQNVSGKVLKILLSG; this is translated from the coding sequence ATGAAGATTATGACTATTTTAGGTACACGTCCGGAAATCATTCGCTTAAGCCGGATTATTCCTCGTTTAGATGAACTTTGTGAGCATATCTTTGTGCATACCGGTCAGAATTTCGATTATAGGTTAAACGAACTATTTTTTAATGACTTAAAATTACGATCTCCGGATTACACCCTAGACTGCCAGGCGTTAAGCCTGATGGGGCAAATTGGAGAAATACTTCATAAGTGCGAACAGGTAATGCTCCAACAAAAACCTGACCGCCTGCTTATTTTAGGTGATACAAACAGCGCATTAGCGGCGATGGCAGCCAAACGGCTGGGTATTCCCGTTTACCATATGGAGGCGGGTAATCGCTGTTATGATGACCGGGTTCCAGAGGAAATCAACCGTCGAGTAATTGATCATTGTAGTGATATTTTAATGCCCTATACGGAACGAAGCCGAGCTAATTTGCTGAAGGAAGGGATTGACGGAAATCGCATTTATGTTACTGGTAATCCCATAGGGGAAGTTCTAAGCTATTATTCAGCGGAAATTGAACAAAGCAAAATTCTGCAAACGATGGAGGTAGAATCTAAAGGCTATTTCCTCGTAACCTTACACCGGGCTGAAAACGTCGATGATGAGGAACGTCTGAGCAAATTTATAACTGCTTTGCATAGATTATATGCTGAATACGAAATACCACTTATTTGCAGCCTGCATCCCCGCACTCGCTCTCAATTGGAGAAACAAAGCAAGACTTTTGCAGGGGCTGGCATTCAGATCGTACCCCCCTTAGGGCTTTTTGATTTCGTTTGTTTAGAGCAAAATGCGTTCTGTGTTCTCAGTGATAGCGGAACGGTTCAAGAGGAATGCAGTCTATATAAAATTCCAAATGTAACATTAAGGGATGTGACAGAAAGACCGGAAACAGTAGAGGCTGGAAGTAATCTAATTGCCGGTTGTGAACCTGTAGCCATCTCGCGAGCAGTGAAAACGGTTATAAGTCAAGGATGCGACTGGGAACCGCCTTTAGAGTATAGGGTACAAAATGTAAGTGGAAAGGTGCTGAAAATTCTTCTGAGCGGCTAA
- a CDS encoding CAP domain-containing protein, translating into MKKVAKLLMGIQMGVLLTGIALPVQAGMLVGAPLKLSGSVVTLRSSAPATTPVTSTPAPIQGNPTTVSTPNTSYVNIGSSPSNQSGNVVSLKNYNKINTIPVAPTPAPAPAPTPSPDQTVNLIPPVSALTADEQLMVDMINQERLAAGLNPVIADLRLAAVGRAKANDMKVNNYFSHTSPTYGSPWAMMQQAGITVRWAGENISGNKSVPSSMAALMQSPGHRANILDPRFTHVGVGIAYGSTYGNLYVQEFLQQ; encoded by the coding sequence GTGAAAAAAGTAGCAAAGTTATTAATGGGCATTCAAATGGGCGTTTTATTGACAGGAATCGCCTTGCCGGTTCAAGCAGGCATGCTTGTAGGCGCTCCTCTTAAGTTATCAGGTTCTGTTGTTACTCTGCGGTCTTCCGCTCCTGCAACAACTCCGGTAACTTCTACTCCTGCTCCTATTCAAGGAAATCCAACGACTGTCTCCACACCAAACACTTCATATGTAAATATTGGATCGTCACCATCTAATCAGAGCGGAAATGTTGTTTCCTTAAAAAACTATAATAAAATTAACACTATCCCTGTTGCTCCAACGCCTGCTCCTGCTCCTGCCCCAACACCTTCACCTGACCAAACAGTCAACTTAATTCCTCCTGTGTCAGCACTAACGGCTGACGAACAACTCATGGTGGACATGATCAATCAGGAACGACTTGCCGCCGGCCTGAATCCGGTAATAGCTGACCTGCGCCTGGCTGCAGTGGGACGCGCCAAGGCTAACGATATGAAAGTAAACAACTACTTCAGTCACACCTCTCCGACTTACGGCAGCCCCTGGGCTATGATGCAGCAAGCAGGCATTACAGTGCGCTGGGCTGGAGAAAACATTTCCGGGAACAAATCCGTCCCGTCCTCAATGGCGGCACTTATGCAAAGCCCAGGACATAGGGCAAACATTTTAGATCCTCGCTTCACACATGTGGGCGTAGGGATAGCTTATGGAAGCACTTATGGAAACCTTTATGTCCAAGAATTCTTGCAACAGTAA